In Paroedura picta isolate Pp20150507F chromosome 1, Ppicta_v3.0, whole genome shotgun sequence, the following are encoded in one genomic region:
- the RPS12 gene encoding small ribosomal subunit protein eS12, with protein sequence MAEEGIAAGGVMDVNTALQEVLKTALIHDGLARGIREAAKALDKRQAHLCVLASNCNEPMYVKLVEALCAEHQINLIKVDDNKKLGEWVGLCKIDREGKPRKVVGCSCVVVKDYGKESQAKDVIEEYFKCKK encoded by the exons ATGGCCGAGGAAGG CATTGCTGCTGGAGGTGTAATGGACGTTAACACCGCGCTTCAAGAAGTGCTTAAGACTGCACTTATCCATGATGGTTTAGCCCGTGGAATTCGTGAAGCTGCCAAAGCCTTAGACAA ACGCCAAGCCCACCTTTGTGTTCTTGCATCCAACTGTAACGAACCCATGTATGTGAAACTTGTGGAAGCACTTTGTGCTGAACACCAAATCAACCTGATAAAG GTTGATGACAACAagaaactgggtgagtgggtagGTCTCTGCAAGATCGACAGAGAAGGAAAACCTCGCAAAGTTGTGGGCTGCAGTTGTGTGGTTGTAAAA GACTATGGCAAAGAATCTCAGGCCAAAGATGTCATCGAAGAATACTTCAAATGCaagaaatga